Within the Sulfitobacter sp. JL08 genome, the region TCGAATTGCCCGCGAAGGGCCGCTTAGCGTCGCTGAATACATGACGGATTGTTTGTTGCACCCAACGCTGGGCTATTACACAACCCGTGATCCTTTGGGCGCAGCGGGCGACTTTACGACCGCGCCCGAGATCAGCCAGATGTTCGGCGAACTGATCGGGCTGGCTCTGGCTCAGGCTTGGATGGATCAGGGGTGCCCTGCCCCCTTCACACTGGCCGAACTTGGCCCCGGACGGGGGACGCTCATGGCCGATATCCTGCGGGCCACGAAATCCGTCCCCGGTTTTCTGGACGCCGCGCAGATCACCCTGATCGAAGCCAGCCCCGTGCTACGACAAAAGCAACGGGACATGTTGCTGGGCAGCGCCGTACACTGGATCGAAACAACCAATCACTTGCCGGATGCGCCACTTTTTCTTGTCGCGAACGAATTTATTGATGCTCTGCCCATTCGCCAGTTTGTGCGCACCGGACCGGGGTGGCGTGAACGCTGCATCGGCGCCCCTGACGGAAAACTTGCCTTTGGGCTGGGGCCGCCCGGTAAATGGGCGGATCTGGATCATCGTCTGGAAGATACCAAAGACGGCGATCTGATCGAAACCTGCCGCCCCGCGCAGGCCATTCTGGATGATATCGGGCACCGGATCGAAACCTTTGGCGGTGCGGGATTGATCATTGACTATGGCGACTGGCGGACATTGGGCGACACGTTGCAGGCCGTAAGAGCGCATGAATATGTCGATCCCCTGTCGGCCCCCGGTCAGGCCGATCTGACGGCACATGTCGACTTCGAAGCGTTATGCGCGGACGTGCCCTGTGCCCATACACGCGTCACCCCCCAGGGCATCTTTCTGGAACGGCTTGGCATCTCGCAACGTGCAGAAGCACTGGCCAAAACCGGCTGTCAGGCGCGCAAGGACGTGATCGTAGCCCATCACAGGTTGACGCACCCGACAGAAATGGGAAACCTGTTCAAGACGCTGGGCCTGTTCCCGACAAACGGCCCGCCCCCGCCCGGACTGGATCCATGACGCTTGAAATCATTACCGCAGATGCTTTGACCCCTGCCCGCCATGGGTTTTTCACGCGGCGTGGCGGGGCATCTTCGGGGGTTTTTTCTGGATTGAATTGCGGCGCGGGCAGTTCGGATCAATCCGACATGGTAGCGATCAACCGGGCGCGCGTGGCGGACGCGATGAACGTTGCCCATGACCATCTGGTATCTGTGCATCAGGTTCATTCCACAGATGTCGTGACCCTGACCGACCCCCTGTCCGAAAAACCGCGCGCCGACGCGATGGTTACCGCGACGCCCGGACTGGCGCTTTCCGTATTGTCGGCCGACTGCCAGCCGGTTTTGTTTCACGATCCAAAGGCCGGCATTATCGGTGCAGCCCATGCAGGATGGCGCGGCGCATTGGACGGTATTCTGGAAGCGACGATCGAAGCGATGGAAGCCTTGGGTGCAAATCGCGAAAACATAAACGCCGCAATAGGCCCATGTATCAGCCAGTCTGCTTACGAGGTCGGGCCGGATTTTCTGGATGAATTCCTGGCCGATGATCACGACAACGCGCGCTTCTTTGCCAATGGCGCGGGCGATCGGATGCAATTTGATCTTCCCGCATTTGGCCTGCACAGGCTAAGGCGCGCGGGTGTCGGACATGCGGAATGGACACGCCATTGCACATATACGGATGCGGACCGTTTTTTTTCCTATCGGCGCAGCGTACACGCCAAGGAAGCGGATTACGGACGCCTGATCGCTGCCATTTCACTTTGAACTGGGGCAGTACCGTGGCGGTTCATGCCTATTTGACGCCCTATTGCTTGAGCTGAAACACTAAAATCTCGTGGTATTCCCTGATCGCGTTTATTTTTTCGTAATGTTTTCAGTTCAGTAAAGCCTTCGCCACAACGGCTGCGTTATTCAGGAAGGTGTGCCAGAAGATTTTTCAATAAAATCCGTTGTCGTCAAATCCTTGCCCTATTACGCGGGCATTCTGTTCGCAATCAGGACGCATCAAGACGTCATGTCCCTATTGAGAGCAAGGAGCAGATCATGAAAACGAATAAACGGTTCATCAAATCAGTGACCGCGGCAGCCGCATCCACAGAAGTATGCATGCCCTGGGCTCGCGGCGCACGCCGCGCTGCATTCATTGCCAAGCGTTCCGCGCCATTGGCCAAAGTGAAAACCGCCTGACGGCACATGCCCCGTTACACTCGGGTCAGGTGCCTTGCGAGGCGCAGGTGTTACCTGTGACCCGAGTACGAGTGGAAACCCGCCTCCGTTGATTCGGAGGCGGTTTTTTTGTGCCGAACCAGCCGCTTGGCCAAATTATGGCAAGCCATTCGCAGCAACAGGAAACAAAAAATGCATTTCCCGACAATTGTTTCCGTTTTGAAAAACAATGGTTCGAAAATTTTGACAGTTTACCCGAATCCGGACGACTTTAAGTCTAACGCAAGACATTGAAGCTAACTTTTGCTTCTGTCGTTGATCCGGTGGGGGCCGGCGAAAGAAGCGAATAACCTGCAAAGGTAATCGCATGAAGACCCCCACAAGCGCCGAAGCTTCGGTGCGTCCCTCCACCGCCTTCTCTCGGGCGGAACCCTCCGCAGCCGTCTCTCCGGCTGGTACCAGTATCAATCCGGCGATGTATGGCCGGAAACCGCGCCCCAGTGCATTCGACGGGCGGTCTTCGCAGCAGGCAGCGCCCGCACTGCGCCGCTACGAAGTCGCCTGTCTGAATGCACGCGGCGATATCGAAACATCGTCCCACATCGCGCCCGCCATTCCGCTTTTCGAGGCAGCAGTGTCTGCTTTCGCCCGCGGCACGCTGATTTCCACGCCGACCGGCGAAGTGGCGATCGAAGACCTGCTACCCGGAGACGAGATTTTGACAGGCCGCGGAAACGCATCCCCTGTCCAGTGGATCGGATCCACGACATTTCGCCCCGACCGCCCGTCATCCCAAAGCAGCATCACCCATATGACGCGGGTGATGGCAGATGCTTTTGGCATCTCGCGCCCAAGCTCTTACATGATGGCCGGGCCTGCGGCACGTATTCTGCATACGCCTGATCATTTGCGCGCATCTGCCGGGGCGCAAAAAATGCTGACCCCCCTGCGCGGTTTCGTTGACGGGGAAAACGTGATTGACGTCACGCCCCCCGCCCCGATCGAACTGTTTCATCTTTGCCTGAAACATCATGCGATCATTTTTGCCGGTGGGCTTGAAGTGGAAAGCTACCACCCCGGTACTGGCGCATCGACTGAAGTGTCACACAACCTGCGCCAGATTTATCTGTCGATGTTTGATCACATACACCACCTCGCCGATTTTGGCCCGATGATCTACCCGCACGCGCCGGGTGCCCGTTATCACGATGCTTCTGCGATCTGACGCAGTTCAGGCAGATTTTTCCAAACGCGCTTCCAGTACGTCGAACGGTACGCCGGGTTCATCCTTGGCCCCGCGAATAACCAGCGATGTTTTAACACTGGCCACATTCGGAGTTGTTAACAGACCGGATGTCAGAAATGTCTGAAAAGTGCTGAGGTCGGGCGCGACGCATTTCAGTATGAAATCCACTTCGCCGTTCAGCATATGGCATTCGCGCACCAGCGGCCACTCGCGACAGCGCTGTTCAAAAGCGCGCAGATCGACTTCGGCCTGGCTTTGCAGGCCGACCATCGCAAAAACCTGCACTTCAAAGCCCAGTTCGCGGGCATCCACATCTGCATGATACCCGCGGATAAAGCCGTTTTCTTCCAATGTGCGCACCCGGCGCAAACACGGCGGTGCAGAAATGCCGACCCGCTTGGCCAATTCGACATTGGTCATGCGCCCGTCAGCCTGCAATTCGGCCAAAATCTTGCGATCAATCGGATCAAGGCGCGTTCCGGCCATGTTACCCCCAGTGGAATTTGCGTTTGTTATAGCACTACCGCAGGTGCGCGCAATAATCTTTCGTCTGCGCGCAACATTCTTAACACCACGCGCTTTCGCACATGCAGGGCAGCCATGCAATACAGACAGATTTAAGGGCTTTTCGCCCCCGGACCGGGCCGCTATATGCAACGGGCCGCTGCCAGCACGTAAATCTATACCGGGGAAAAACACATGGCCGAAACACGCAAAACCAAAGTTCTGATCATCGGGTCCGGCCCTGCGGGATACACGGCGGGCGTTTATGCCTCGCGTGCGATGCTGAACCCGATACTGGTGCAGGGCATCGAACCCGGCGGACAACTGACAACCACGACCGAAGTGGAAAACTGGCCGGGCGATACCGAAGTGCAAGGCCCCGATCTTATGATTCGCATGCAGGATCATGCCAAGGCGATGGGCTGCGAGATTATCGGCGACATCATCACGTCAGTCGATTTTTCCAAACGCCCCTTTGTAGCACAATCGGACAGCGGCACAGTGTACGTGGCAGACGCGATTATTCTGGCCACCGGCGCCCGTGCGAAATGGCTGGGTTTGCCCTCGGAAGAGAAATTCAAGGGATTTGGCGTGAGCGCCTGCGCCACTTGCGACGGCTTCTTCTATCGCGGGCAGGAAATCGTGGTAATCGGCGGCGGCAATACTGCGGTGGAAGAAGCGCTTTTCCTGACCAATTTCGCGTCAAAGGTAACTTTGGTCCACCGGCGCGACGAATTGCGCGCCGAAGCCATCCTGATCGACAGGTTGATGAAAAACCCGAAAATCGAACCCCTCTGGTTCCATACACTGGAAGAGGTCATCGGTACGGACGCGCCTTTGGGTGTCGAAGCGGTTCGGGTCAAACATACCAAAACAGGTGAAATTACCGAAATTCCCGCCAAGGGGGTGTTTGTCGCCATCGGACACGCGCCGGCGAATGAACTGGTCAAGGATGTACTGGAAACCCACATGGGTGGCTATGTCGTGACCAAGCCTGACAGCACCGCCACCTCGATCCCCGGCGTCTTTGCTGCGGGCGATCTGACCGATTATAAATATCGTCAGGCCGTCACCAGCGCAGGCATGGGCTGCATGGCCGCGCTTGAGGCCGAGCGATTTCTGGCTGAAAACGAAGAGTGAATGTGCACTGGGCGCGCCAATTTACCACAACGCCCCAAGAATTACCGTATCACGCTAGACTTTTGCCATGATCACCGGCTAAGCCGCGCGCGAACGGGCAATTACGCCAGTCGGTTGTTAAAACGAAAGAGTATCCTATGACGATGTTGAGTAACCTCGCTCCTATTCCCGAGCTTTATGTTTCATATGAATCCGCCCAGAAATTGAAGGTGGAGGCAGGCAATCTGATCAGCTGGGATCTGTCCCCCAGACAGGTTTGCGATTTGGAGCTTTTGATGAATGGCGGGTTCAATCCGCTCAAGGGCTTTCTCGGCGAGGACGATTACAATTCAGTCGTTGAAAACATGCGTCTGCAAAGCGGCGCGCTTTGGCCGATGCCGATTACGCTGGATGTGAACGAAAAATTCGCGGAAAGCATCGAGGTCGGACAGGACATTGCGCTGCGTGATGCCGAAGGCGTTATTCTGGCCACAATGACCGTCACAGACCGCTGGACGCCAGACAAGGCCCGCGAGGCGGAAATGGTGTTTGGCGCTGACGACGATGCGCATCCGGCCGTGAACTACTTGCACAATCAGGCAGGCAAGATTTACCTGGGTGGCCCTGTGACCGGCATCCAACAGCCTGTCCATTATGATTTCCGTGCGCGTCGCGATACACCGAACGAATTGCGCGCCTACTTCCGCAAGGTCGGCTGGCGCCGTATCGTGGCGTTCCAAACCCGCAATCCTTTGCACCGCGCCCATCAGGAACTGACATTCCGCGCCGCGCGCGAAGCGCAGGCCAACCTGCTGATCCATCCGGTTGTCGGCATGACAAAGCCGGGCGACGTCGATCATTTCACCCGCGTGCGCTGCTACGAAGCCGTGCTGGACCAGTACCCGGCTGCCACCACCAGTATGTCTTTGCTGAATCTGGCGATGCGGATGGCTGGGCCGCGCGAAGCCGTCTGGCATGGTCTGATCCGCGCCAATCATGGCTGCACCCACTTTATCGTTGGCCGCGATCATGCAGGCCCCGGCAAGAATTCAAAGGGCGAAGATTTTTACGGCCCTTATGACGCGCAGGACCTGTTCAAAACCCACGAGGAAGAGATCGGCCTTGAAATGGTTGATTTCAAACACATGGTCTATGTGCAGGAAAAAGCGCAATATTATCCCGCCAATGAAGTTCCCGAAGGCGACACGGTTCTGGATATTTCCGGCACCGAATTGCGCCGCCGGCTGGCCGAAGGGCTGGAAATTCCAGAATGGTTTTCCTTTCCCGAGGTTGTGACAGAACTGCGCCGCACGCGCCCTGCCCGTTCCAAACAAGGTTTTACCGTGTTTTTCACCGGTTTTTCGGGGTCGGGAAAATCCACTATCGCCAATGCCTTGATGGTCAAGCTGATGGAAATGGGCGGTCGCCCCGTAACACTGCTGGATGGTGATGTTGTCCGTAAGAACCTGAGCTCCGAACTGGGTTTTTCCAAGGAACACCGCGATCTGAACATTCGCCGCATCGGCTATGTCGCAAGCGAGATCACCAAGAACGGCGGCATCGCAATCTGCGCACCGATCGCCCCCTATGCCACAACACGCCGCGCTGTGCGTGAAGACATTGAATCTTTCGGCGCCTTCGTCGAAGTTCACGTGGCCACGTCCATCGAAGAATGCGAACGCCGTGACCGCAAGGGTCTCTACAAGCTGGCACGCGAAGGCAAGATCAAGGAGTTCACCGGCATTTCCGATCCCTACGATGTTCCGCAAAACCCGGAACTCAGCGTGGAAACCGAAAATGTCGACGTTGACAACTGCGCCCATCAGGTTTTGTTGAAACTTGAAAGCATGGGCTTGATCAAAGCCTGATTTCCAAGGCCCTTCGCCCAGCCGGGCGGGGGGCCTATTGTACCCCGAAAATTTTTTGCCAGCACAGCTGAAAACTGTGTCATATTTGGTAAAAAATGGGGGTTCACATGACAATCTACAAAAGCCCGATGGCAGATCTTCCGCTTGTTGACCGGACGATCACACAGCGCGTTTTCGAAGGGCTGGAAACGCGACCGGATGCAATTGTCATTATTGACGGCGTCAGCGGCGAACAGGTGCGCGCGGGTCAATTGATCTCTGATATCCAAAGCCTTGCCGGCGGGTTGACAGAGCGTGGTTTCGGCAAGGGCCACACCATCGCTATCATGGCCCCCAATATGCCGGCCTATGCTGTCGTGTTTCATGCCGTGGCTTGGGCGGGCGGAACAATCACAACCATAAACCCGACCTATACAGCAAACGAAGCCCGGCATCAGCTGATTGATTCCAATTCCGAAATGCTGCTCACAATCCCGGCGTTTCTTGACATTGCAAAGGCGGCCGTTGACGGCACCGGCGTCAAGGAAATCGTGGTCATCGGAACGAGTGAAAGTGCAACACCTTTGGATGATTTGATGGGGCCGCCCCTGATCGAACAGGTGCCTGTGGACGTGAACGATCATGTGGTTGTTCTGCCCTATTCATCGGGCACCACCGGCTTGCCGAAGGGTGTCATGCTGACCCACCGGAACCTTGTCGTTAATCTGGATCAGGTGCTGGCGGTTGCGGATATGAAAGAAGGCGACACAACGCCCGCTTTCCTGCCGTTTTTTCACATTTACGGAATGATGGTGCTTCTGAATTCATACCTTGCGGCAGGGGCGTGCATCATCACCATGCCCCGCTTTGATCTGGAATTGTTCCTGCGACTGACGCAAGACCACAAGGCACGCGCGCTTTGGGTTGTTCCGCCAGTTGCAATTGCGCTGGCCAAACACCCGATGATCGACCAGTTTGATCTGTCGTCGGTCGAATATGTCGGATCAGCCGCAGCGCCCCTGGGCGCAGACCTAGCAAATGCCGTGGCCAACCGCCTGAACTGTATCGCCGTCCAGGCATATGGCATGACCGAATTAAGCCCCGGATCCCATGTCATGTCGCCACATAACCCCAAAGAGGGCGCATGCGGTCAGACCCTTCCCAATACGGAATGCAGGATCGTCGACCTTGAAAGCGGGCAGAACCTTGGCCCGAACCAGGAAGGTGAATTGTGGGTGCGCGGCCCGCAGGTGATGAAAGGGTATCTTAACAATCCAGACGCAACCGCCCAGACCATCGACAAGGATGGCTGGCTGCGCACTGGTGATATCGCATGCTTTGATAACGAAGGGTTCCTGTTCATCCGGGATCGCCTGAAAGAATTGATAAAATACAAAGGCTTTCAGGTTGCCCCGGCCGAGCTTGAGGCAACTTTGATGGCACATGACGCAATCGCAGACGCCGCCGTGATCGGCATTCCCGATGACGAAGCGGGCGAGGTTCCGATGGCCTTTGTCGTGTTGACCTCCGGGCAGTCTCTGAACGAAGACGAGGTCAAGGCGCACGTGGCCGAGCATCTTTCGCATTACAAGCAGGTGCGCCACGTCTCATTCATCGACGCCATACCGAAATCCGCATCCGGCAAGATTTTGCGCCGCGTATTGCGCGACGGTCTGGCAGCCTAAAGACTGTTCAGCAATGCCTGCGCGGCCCGTTTTTCAAGATCGCCATACGTATCAGCGACGTCTTTGACGGCACGCAACGCAGGCAGACGCTTTTGGTAATCTTCCGGCGAAGCATGTTGCAGCGCCTGCCTGATCTCTTCGGCGTCGCGGCACAGGATCATGCCGGACACATCCATGAACTTGTCCAGATTCGGGCAGCCCCAATAAATCGGTACCGTTTCACACAGAACCGCATCTATCAGCTTTTCGGTAAAGTAGTTTGGTTCCTGAATGTTTTCGATAATGACAGAATACCGATAGGGCAAAAGCCCGTCTGATTTTTGCGCAAAAGGCTGGTAACCGCGTCCCAGAATATCGACGTCAAACCCTTCGTCATTTACCATCTGAACGATCTGGTGACGCAGGCGATGGCCCTGCTGGCTGCGTTTGGCCGAGGCGATGAGAGACGTTAATTTTGTTTTCCGGAGCGTCAAGTCGCGCCAGTCCGGCACCCACGTGGTGCCATAGGGTACAAAAACGCCGTTCGGTATTTGCGCCAGCAATGCGTCGTTGTAACTGAGCACACGAAAAAAACGCCGGTGGGAAAAGCGTAACAACCAAAGATGTTTTGCATGGATCGCTTCGGGTTCAACAACCATCATCGACACTTGCGCACGCGTGCCAAAGGCCGGTCGAAAATGGGTGCTGGTCCTTGGGTAGACAATCAGATGGTCTGTGGACGCCAAGGCACTTGCCGGCTGGCCGCGCATCCTGTCCGGCTGGCCAATTGGCCAATGCAGTTCGTCTGCCGGAAACTGATCCAGATGCCCCCCCGGGGATTGGCCATAAGGCAATATCGCAACTGCGGGGGTCTGGTCTTGCATGTGCCGCATCCTTTGCGCCGTGCTAGCGCAAAAGGCATCACGTTGGCAACGACCGGGCGCACCGCGCAATCACAAGATCATGTTCGCGTCATATGGCGAAAGCGCGCCCGGATTTACCGTTCTTAGTGAACCGCCACTGGCGCAAGATCATGCTGACGCGCCAACACAAAGGCCAGTTTGCGGTCTGCGACAAGGGCAAGTTGTTCCCCGTCTTCGCGGTGTACGGCATACAAATGTTCCAGATCGCCTGCTTCACGCCGCACAGCATCCGGAAGGTCAGCCACCTCGACGGTTTTCACATAGACGATCCGGCTATCGCTTTCCGGTAATTCAAATGGACTGTTCATGGCTTACCCTTTCTTGATCGCAATCGTCTGTACAATAGTTTCCGGTTTCGAGCGGGTCAGATCGACATGCAGCAAACCGTTTTCCATAATCGCCTCGCCGACGTCTACGCCATCAGCCAGCACAAACGAGCGTTGGAATTGTCGCGCTGCAATACCCCGATGCAAAAACACGCGACCGTCATTATCTTCGCTTTGGCGGCCCCGAATGACCAGTTGGCGGTCTTCCACGGTGATCGACAGATCATGTTCACCAAACCCGGCCACGGCCAGCGTTATGCGATAAGAGTAATCCGAAGTCTGTTCGATATTGAACGGCGGATAGCCTTCGTTTCCGGATTTTGCAGTACGTTCCAGCAAACGTTCCAGTTGCTCGAACCCCAGCAGATGGGGATACCCCCCAAGTGTCAGTTTCGTCATATAAGCGTCCTTTGCAAAAGCGACGGTGTGTTGCGGCCCCGTTTCGGCAACCGCTTTGATAGAAACATGGGGTCAAACATCGCGCCAGACAAGGTCTTTGCCAAATCACAATGAATGACTATCTTGGGTTGTCCGACAAATACCGGGAATCAGGCAGCGATGAACGCCCCAATCGATATCTCAATGAAAACCGACGATGTGTTGCGGGTGGAACTGGCTGTGTTCCGGCGCGAACATCGCGATCTTGATGATGCGATAGCAGCGCTTGTTGAAAAGGGAACGGCCGACCAGTTGACCCTGCAACGGCTGAAAAAACGCAAATTGCGCCTGAAAGATACAATCGCCCTGATCGAAGACCGCCTGACGCCCGATATCATTGCCTGAATAGCCGCTGCCTTGCAGGCGCAAACCCGATTGCACCCTTGCCTGCGTTGGCTATAGTGCCCGCTCTTACTTTGGGCGAAAGGCATAGCCGCGATGACATCTCCTCATGTTGGCCTGATCATGGGCAGCCAGTCGGATTGGGCCACGATGAAAGAAGCGGCAGACATTCTGGACGCGCTGGATATCCCTTATGAGGCGCGCATCGTGTCGGCCCACCGCACGCCGGACCGGTTGTGGGACTATGGCAAAACGGCCGTAGAACGCGGTTTGCAGGTGATTATCGCCGGCGCAGGCGGAGCCGCACATTTGCCCGGTATGATGGCATCGAAAACCCGCGTTCCGGTGATTGGCGTTCCGGTTCAGACCCGCGCACTTTCGGGTGTGGATTCATTGTATTCGATCCTGCAAATGCCACGCGGTTATCCGGTGGCGACCATGGCAATCGGCGCACCCGGTGCAGCCAATGCAGGATTGATGGCGGCTGGCATTCTGGCTCTTCTGGATGCAGAACTAGCCACGCGGCTTGATGCATGGCGCGCCGCACTTTCTGCTTCGATCCCGGATGTGCCCCAAGATGACTGAGACACTGAAGACAGGCGCGACCATCGGAATTCTGGGGGGCGGTCAACTGGGCCGTATGCTGTCCGTTGCTGCCGCGCGACTCGGCTTTAGAACCCACATATTCGAACCGGGCGCAAACCCGCCCGCCGGCGATGTTGCACATTGCGTCACCCAAGCGGCGTATGAAGACAGCGATGCGCTGATCAAATTTGCCAACGCAGTCGACGTGATCACCTACGAATTCGAAAACATCCCGACAGCGGCTTTGGATATTCTGGAATCCCACCGCCCGATCCGACCCGGGCGCGAGGCGCTGCGCGTCTCACAGGACAGGCTGACCGAAAAAACGTTCCTGCAAGGTTTGGGTCTGAAAACCGCCCCCTTTGCCGACATAACCGATGCAGAAACCTTGTCCGCTGCACTCGCGACAATTGGCGCGCCCGCCATCCTGAAGACCCGCCGCTTTGGATATGACGGCAAAGGGCAGGCGCGGATCAAATCGCCCGATGATGTTGCGCAAGCCATGGATGATATGGCCGGTGCGCCGTCCATTCTGGAAGGGTTCGTTGATTTTTCTTACGAAGTCTCGGTTATTGCCGCCCGTGGGGTACATGGTGATGTGGCCTGTTTTGATCCGGGCGAAAACGTGCACCGCGATGGTATCCTGCACACAACAACCGTGCCCGCAAGGCTGAGCGCTTCGCAACGCACAGATGCCATTCTTCTGGCCGCGAACATATTGAATGCACTCGATTATGTGGGCGTACTTGGCGTTGAATTGTTCGTCACGTCTCAGGGCCTGATCGTCAATGAAATCGCGCCGCGCGTACACAATTCGGGCCACTGGACACAAAACGGCTGCACCACGGATCAGTTTGAACAGCACATTCGCGCGATTGCCGGCTGGCCCTTGGGCGACGGGCAAAGGTTTGCAGATATCGTGATGGAAAATCTGATTGGCCACGATATGGATCGTGTGCCGTTGCTGGCCAAAGAACCGGACACCGCCCTGCATCTCTACGGAAAGGCCGAAACCAAACCGGGTCGCAAAATGGGCCACGTCAATCGGGTTGTCCGTACCAAAACCTGAATGGCCCCGGCAATGCCGGTCTGACTGTCGCGTTATGCAGCCATGAACCGCGTCGCAACATCACCGGACAGATAGCTGAACCGCCCCGCAGCCATGGTTGCCACAACCCGGTGTGAACCTTGTTCCAGCACCACCAGATCCGCGCGCTGCCCCGAAACCAGCGTGCCGCGATCGGTCAATCCCAGAACACGCGCTGGCCCCGCAGACACCAGATGCCATGCACCCGCCAGATCGGTAAGGCCGCTGGCCGCCAGCATCAGCGCCGCGCGGCGGGGCGAGGGATAATGGTAATCCGATGCCAGCGCATCGCACAATCCCATTGCAATAAGATCCACGGCGCTGGCGTTGCCGTTATGCGAACCACCCCGCACCACATTCGGCGCCCCCAGAATAACAGCGTCACCAGCGGCCTTTGCGGTTTCCGCAGCCTCGACCGTTTCGGGAAATTCCGCGATATGCACGCCCCTGTCGTGCCATTGCCTGCGACCCTGTTGTTTTGCATCGTCATGGCTTCCCATCCGGATGCCGCGCGCCCGCAAATCAGCGCATAACTGGTCCAGCGCCGCGCCGACTTCGTGCGTGCGCGCGAACAGGCCCTCGATCAACGCAAGGTGCGCCTCGGGGCTGCGTCCCGCCTTGAGCGCCTGCCCTGTCAGACGTGGGGGGCGTTTACCCGCTGCCAACCTGTCATGGGGCAGATGATCGTTGAAGACAACGTAAGGCACCTGCCAGCGCGCAATGTCTTCGGGCAGACTGGCGTATTCATCCAACAGATGAGTCTCAAACCGCAACTGCGGTATCAGGTCCGTAACATGGCTGGCTCTGGTGTCGCGGATGGCACACAAGACCTGATCGGCAAATGCCGCACCACGCAATCCGCCTTCCCAACTCAGAAACTGGGCCATGACACCTGTGGTGATGCCATTTGCGGCCAACTCGGCCTCGGCCGCGATCAGCCCTTCCGCCGTTTGTTTCATCGCCCCACGGCGCGGGGCAAGGTGCCGCTCGAACCCGTCGCCGTGAATGTCCACAATGCCCGGCAGC harbors:
- a CDS encoding class I SAM-dependent methyltransferase, whose protein sequence is MTLEAHLLDRIAREGPLSVAEYMTDCLLHPTLGYYTTRDPLGAAGDFTTAPEISQMFGELIGLALAQAWMDQGCPAPFTLAELGPGRGTLMADILRATKSVPGFLDAAQITLIEASPVLRQKQRDMLLGSAVHWIETTNHLPDAPLFLVANEFIDALPIRQFVRTGPGWRERCIGAPDGKLAFGLGPPGKWADLDHRLEDTKDGDLIETCRPAQAILDDIGHRIETFGGAGLIIDYGDWRTLGDTLQAVRAHEYVDPLSAPGQADLTAHVDFEALCADVPCAHTRVTPQGIFLERLGISQRAEALAKTGCQARKDVIVAHHRLTHPTEMGNLFKTLGLFPTNGPPPPGLDP
- the pgeF gene encoding peptidoglycan editing factor PgeF; this encodes MTLEIITADALTPARHGFFTRRGGASSGVFSGLNCGAGSSDQSDMVAINRARVADAMNVAHDHLVSVHQVHSTDVVTLTDPLSEKPRADAMVTATPGLALSVLSADCQPVLFHDPKAGIIGAAHAGWRGALDGILEATIEAMEALGANRENINAAIGPCISQSAYEVGPDFLDEFLADDHDNARFFANGAGDRMQFDLPAFGLHRLRRAGVGHAEWTRHCTYTDADRFFSYRRSVHAKEADYGRLIAAISL
- a CDS encoding Hint domain-containing protein; translated protein: MKTPTSAEASVRPSTAFSRAEPSAAVSPAGTSINPAMYGRKPRPSAFDGRSSQQAAPALRRYEVACLNARGDIETSSHIAPAIPLFEAAVSAFARGTLISTPTGEVAIEDLLPGDEILTGRGNASPVQWIGSTTFRPDRPSSQSSITHMTRVMADAFGISRPSSYMMAGPAARILHTPDHLRASAGAQKMLTPLRGFVDGENVIDVTPPAPIELFHLCLKHHAIIFAGGLEVESYHPGTGASTEVSHNLRQIYLSMFDHIHHLADFGPMIYPHAPGARYHDASAI
- a CDS encoding Lrp/AsnC family transcriptional regulator translates to MAGTRLDPIDRKILAELQADGRMTNVELAKRVGISAPPCLRRVRTLEENGFIRGYHADVDARELGFEVQVFAMVGLQSQAEVDLRAFEQRCREWPLVRECHMLNGEVDFILKCVAPDLSTFQTFLTSGLLTTPNVASVKTSLVIRGAKDEPGVPFDVLEARLEKSA
- the trxB gene encoding thioredoxin-disulfide reductase produces the protein MAETRKTKVLIIGSGPAGYTAGVYASRAMLNPILVQGIEPGGQLTTTTEVENWPGDTEVQGPDLMIRMQDHAKAMGCEIIGDIITSVDFSKRPFVAQSDSGTVYVADAIILATGARAKWLGLPSEEKFKGFGVSACATCDGFFYRGQEIVVIGGGNTAVEEALFLTNFASKVTLVHRRDELRAEAILIDRLMKNPKIEPLWFHTLEEVIGTDAPLGVEAVRVKHTKTGEITEIPAKGVFVAIGHAPANELVKDVLETHMGGYVVTKPDSTATSIPGVFAAGDLTDYKYRQAVTSAGMGCMAALEAERFLAENEE
- a CDS encoding bifunctional sulfate adenylyltransferase/adenylylsulfate kinase, producing the protein MTMLSNLAPIPELYVSYESAQKLKVEAGNLISWDLSPRQVCDLELLMNGGFNPLKGFLGEDDYNSVVENMRLQSGALWPMPITLDVNEKFAESIEVGQDIALRDAEGVILATMTVTDRWTPDKAREAEMVFGADDDAHPAVNYLHNQAGKIYLGGPVTGIQQPVHYDFRARRDTPNELRAYFRKVGWRRIVAFQTRNPLHRAHQELTFRAAREAQANLLIHPVVGMTKPGDVDHFTRVRCYEAVLDQYPAATTSMSLLNLAMRMAGPREAVWHGLIRANHGCTHFIVGRDHAGPGKNSKGEDFYGPYDAQDLFKTHEEEIGLEMVDFKHMVYVQEKAQYYPANEVPEGDTVLDISGTELRRRLAEGLEIPEWFSFPEVVTELRRTRPARSKQGFTVFFTGFSGSGKSTIANALMVKLMEMGGRPVTLLDGDVVRKNLSSELGFSKEHRDLNIRRIGYVASEITKNGGIAICAPIAPYATTRRAVREDIESFGAFVEVHVATSIEECERRDRKGLYKLAREGKIKEFTGISDPYDVPQNPELSVETENVDVDNCAHQVLLKLESMGLIKA